The Xanthomonas sp. DAR 80977 nucleotide sequence GCCGTCGCCGGCCCGGTGGGTGAAGCGCTGATCATGACCGCGATCGGTCTGTTCGTCGCGATCCCGGCCGTGTTCGCGTTCAACTTCTTCAGCAAGGTCAACAGCTCGACGATCGCCAAGTTCGATACGTTCGCCCACGACCTGCATGACTTCTTCGCCACTGGTTCGCGCGTTCGCTGATCCGCGGTCGAGTAGTCCACGCAACGATTAACGGAGCCCGTTATGGCTTTCAGTAGTGGTAACAGCGGCGGCCCCATGGCCGACATCAACGTCACGCCCCTCGTGGACGTGATGCTGGTGCTGCTGATCATCTTCATCATCACGGCACCGCTGATGTCCCACAAGGTCAAGGTGGAGCTGCCCCAGGCCAACCTGAAGCAGGATCCGGATAAGGACGAAAAACGCGCCAATCCGATCACGCTGGCGGTCAAGGAAGACGGGTCGCTGTACTGGAACGACGAGCCGATCTCCAAGGAAGCCCTGGAGTCGCGCTTCTCCACCGCTGCCCAGCAGACCCCGCAGCCGCCGCTCAACCTGCGTGGCGACCGCACGACCAAGATGCGTACGATCAACGAGATCACCAAGATCGCGCAGGGTCAGGGCATGCTGGACGTCGGCTTCGTTGCGACCAAAGAGAAGGGGAACTGAGCCATGGCATTCAGCTCAGGAGGCGGCCGTGGTCCCATGGCCGACATCAACGTCACGCCGCTGGTCGACGTGATGCTGGTGCTGTTGATCATCTTCATCGTGACCGCGCCGATCATGACCTACCCGATCGACGTGGACCTGCCGCAGCGGGTGATCAACCCGCCGCCGCAGTTGCGTGACCCGCCGCCGCCGATCGATCTGCGCAT carries:
- a CDS encoding ExbD/TolR family protein, producing MAFSSGNSGGPMADINVTPLVDVMLVLLIIFIITAPLMSHKVKVELPQANLKQDPDKDEKRANPITLAVKEDGSLYWNDEPISKEALESRFSTAAQQTPQPPLNLRGDRTTKMRTINEITKIAQGQGMLDVGFVATKEKGN